From the Leptotrichia sp. oral taxon 221 genome, one window contains:
- the eutH gene encoding ethanolamine utilization protein EutH, which yields MGIDKIIMYIMVIFMIIGGIDKCLGNKFGYGEKFEEGIMAMGSLALAMVGIIALAPVLGEVLKPVVTPIYKMLGADPSMFATTLLATDMGGTPLAFKLTTDVQAAKFASFILGSMMGPTIVFTIPVALGIIEKEDRPFLAKGILAGMTTIPIGCFFGGIIAGMPVIMVLKNLIPIIIFSILICIGLWKIPEKMTKGFSIFGQAVVIIITLGLVVAIIQALTPITIIPGMDSIYTVYDQAAKELKMGGIETIGAIAIVLAGAFPLVHFITQVFKKPLTAIGKGLGMNESGAAGLVATLANNIPMFGILKDMDSNGKVMNIAFAVSGAFVFGDHLGFVAGYANGAYKDMMFPMIVGKLVAGITAIFVAKMLFCKKGKNA from the coding sequence ATGGGTATAGATAAAATAATAATGTATATAATGGTAATATTCATGATAATTGGTGGAATAGACAAATGTCTAGGAAATAAATTTGGTTACGGAGAAAAATTTGAAGAAGGAATAATGGCAATGGGATCTTTAGCCTTAGCAATGGTTGGGATAATAGCATTAGCACCAGTTTTGGGAGAAGTATTAAAACCAGTCGTAACACCTATATATAAAATGTTAGGTGCGGATCCTTCAATGTTTGCGACAACTTTGTTAGCAACTGATATGGGTGGAACTCCACTTGCATTTAAATTGACAACAGATGTACAAGCTGCTAAATTTGCTTCATTTATTTTAGGATCAATGATGGGACCAACAATAGTATTCACAATTCCAGTTGCATTAGGAATAATCGAAAAAGAAGATCGTCCATTTTTAGCAAAAGGAATTTTGGCAGGAATGACAACTATACCAATAGGGTGTTTTTTTGGAGGAATTATAGCAGGAATGCCTGTAATAATGGTACTTAAAAACTTAATTCCAATAATTATATTTTCAATATTAATTTGTATAGGATTATGGAAAATACCAGAAAAAATGACAAAAGGATTTTCAATATTTGGACAAGCAGTTGTTATAATCATAACTTTAGGATTAGTTGTAGCAATCATTCAAGCTTTAACACCTATAACAATAATACCAGGAATGGATTCAATATACACAGTTTATGATCAAGCAGCAAAAGAACTTAAAATGGGTGGAATTGAAACTATAGGTGCAATTGCAATTGTATTAGCAGGAGCATTCCCATTAGTTCATTTCATAACACAAGTATTCAAAAAACCGTTGACAGCGATAGGAAAAGGACTTGGTATGAATGAATCTGGAGCAGCAGGGCTTGTTGCCACATTAGCAAATAATATTCCAATGTTTGGTATATTAAAAGATATGGATTCAAACGGAAAAGTAATGAATATTGCATTTGCAGTAAGTGGTGCTTTTGTATTCGGAGACCATTTAGGATTTGTAGCAGGTTACGCTAATGGAGCTTACAAAGACATGATGTTCCCAATGATAGTTGGAAAATTAGTGGCAGGAATAACAGCAATATTTGTAGCAAAAATGTTGTTTTGTAAAAAAGGAAAAAATGCATAA
- a CDS encoding cupin domain-containing protein yields the protein MGLQDLDRETLEKLLRKVVAEELSRKAGDSFEKYMDPSGVGVVKIPTVKPKKFDTGNPNDKVYLTDVFTIDESKRLSCGVMEMEESAFDWTLNYDEIDYVIEGTLEIIVDGRKVVGNKGEAILIPKGSKIQFSAPKFARFLYVIYPADWQEKLEK from the coding sequence ATGGGATTACAAGATTTAGATAGAGAAACTTTAGAAAAATTATTGAGAAAAGTAGTGGCAGAAGAATTAAGCAGAAAAGCTGGAGATAGTTTTGAAAAATATATGGACCCAAGCGGAGTTGGAGTTGTAAAAATACCAACTGTTAAACCAAAAAAATTCGATACAGGAAATCCAAATGACAAAGTGTACTTAACTGATGTTTTTACAATTGATGAAAGCAAGAGATTGAGTTGCGGAGTAATGGAAATGGAAGAATCAGCATTCGATTGGACGTTGAATTATGATGAAATTGATTATGTAATAGAAGGAACTTTAGAAATAATCGTAGATGGAAGAAAAGTTGTTGGAAATAAAGGTGAAGCAATTTTAATTCCTAAAGGTTCAAAAATTCAATTCAGCGCACCAAAATTTGCAAGATTTTTGTATGTGATTTATCCAGCTGATTGGCAAGAAAAATTAGAAAAATAG
- a CDS encoding helix-hairpin-helix domain-containing protein, whose amino-acid sequence MKIKYLIIFVMLLILGNFLRLFVEDRNVPKIEISEEVSYKKDKAKKENDLSETNMKYDVNSVTYEELLKLNFGKSKAQKIIEFRDEMGIIFEMDELKGIPKFGESGLKLAKKYLYVDSEKLKNVEENYKKSSFKKYNITKADEEELKKIGFTKKEIKKILPEIENKNIHSNIDLERLVGNSRYLELEKRIKFLDE is encoded by the coding sequence ATGAAAATCAAATATTTGATTATTTTTGTGATGTTATTAATTTTAGGGAATTTTTTGAGATTGTTTGTTGAGGATAGGAATGTGCCTAAAATCGAGATTAGTGAGGAAGTTTCCTACAAAAAGGATAAAGCCAAAAAAGAAAATGATTTATCGGAAACGAATATGAAATATGATGTGAATAGTGTGACTTACGAGGAATTGCTAAAACTCAATTTTGGTAAATCGAAGGCCCAGAAAATCATTGAGTTCAGAGATGAAATGGGAATAATTTTTGAAATGGATGAATTGAAGGGAATTCCAAAATTTGGTGAAAGTGGATTGAAATTAGCTAAAAAATATTTGTATGTAGATTCAGAAAAACTAAAAAATGTTGAAGAAAACTACAAAAAATCTAGCTTTAAGAAGTACAATATTACAAAAGCTGACGAGGAAGAACTGAAAAAAATTGGTTTTACAAAAAAGGAAATAAAAAAAATATTACCTGAAATTGAAAATAAAAATATTCATTCAAATATAGATTTGGAGCGACTTGTAGGAAATAGTAGATATTTAGAACTAGAAAAAAGAATAAAATTCCTTGACGAATAA
- the eutL gene encoding ethanolamine utilization microcompartment protein EutL: MKGDRLKASVLATRLIPNVDRGMAKELGLSEGHRSIAILTADCDDVTYTALDDATKKAVVEVAYAKSFYGGAANANTKLAGEVIGILSGPTPAEVKSGLDAAVDFIENEAAFISANDDDSIAYYAHCISRTGSYLSEACGIKEGEAIAYLIAPPLEAMYALDIALKSADVQLVTFYGPPSETNFGGGLLTGSQAACQAACEAFADAVKSVAEKPLD, translated from the coding sequence ATGAAAGGCGATAGATTGAAAGCTAGTGTATTAGCTACGAGATTAATACCAAATGTAGACCGTGGAATGGCAAAAGAATTAGGATTGTCAGAAGGTCATAGAAGTATTGCGATTTTAACAGCTGATTGCGATGATGTAACATATACAGCATTGGATGATGCGACTAAAAAAGCCGTTGTAGAAGTTGCTTATGCGAAATCATTTTATGGTGGTGCTGCAAATGCAAATACCAAATTAGCAGGAGAAGTAATTGGAATTTTATCAGGACCAACTCCAGCTGAAGTAAAAAGTGGACTTGACGCAGCAGTAGACTTTATCGAAAATGAAGCTGCATTTATAAGTGCAAATGATGATGATTCAATCGCATACTACGCTCATTGTATTTCAAGAACAGGAAGCTATTTGTCAGAAGCTTGTGGAATAAAAGAAGGAGAAGCAATCGCATATTTAATTGCACCGCCATTAGAAGCAATGTATGCTTTAGACATAGCACTTAAATCAGCAGATGTTCAATTAGTAACATTCTACGGACCACCTTCAGAAACAAACTTTGGTGGAGGTCTATTAACTGGAAGCCAAGCCGCATGTCAAGCTGCATGTGAAGCATTCGCCGACGCAGTTAAATCGGTTGCAGAAAAACCATTAGATTAA
- a CDS encoding ATP-binding protein, translating into MVNLLCDAIIPDGPMKEVDEIEDSLRTKYKKSILSKFLKAINDFDLVQDGDKIAIGVSGGKDSLLLVKLFHELKKDRRRNFEFKAVSLNPGFRDSDLNQFKQNLKNLNIDCEIIDTNIWEIANEKAKDYPCFLCAKMRRGILYKKVEEFGFNKLTLGHHFDDVIETTLINMLYAGTVKTMTPKVSSTSGKLELIRPLIYVKEADIIDYTKTNGIRAMNCGCTIEAGKTSSKRREVKDLLAALEEKHPGVKQSVFNSMRNINLDYVFGYTRGNKSDKTEDLADE; encoded by the coding sequence ATGGTAAATTTATTGTGTGATGCGATAATACCTGACGGGCCTATGAAAGAGGTCGATGAAATCGAAGATAGCCTGAGAACAAAGTACAAAAAGTCAATTTTATCTAAATTTTTAAAAGCAATAAATGATTTTGATCTTGTACAAGATGGCGATAAAATAGCGATTGGAGTGTCTGGTGGAAAAGATAGTTTGCTTTTAGTGAAACTGTTTCATGAATTGAAAAAGGATAGAAGAAGGAATTTTGAATTTAAGGCAGTTAGTTTAAATCCAGGATTTAGAGATAGCGATTTGAATCAATTTAAGCAAAATTTAAAGAATTTGAACATTGATTGTGAAATAATTGATACGAATATTTGGGAAATTGCAAATGAAAAAGCAAAAGACTATCCGTGTTTTTTATGTGCAAAAATGAGAAGAGGAATTTTATACAAAAAAGTTGAAGAATTTGGGTTCAATAAATTGACATTAGGACATCATTTTGATGACGTAATTGAAACAACACTAATAAATATGCTTTATGCAGGAACAGTTAAAACAATGACTCCAAAAGTATCATCAACTTCGGGGAAATTGGAGTTAATAAGACCATTAATTTACGTAAAGGAAGCCGATATAATTGACTATACAAAAACAAATGGAATTAGAGCGATGAACTGTGGATGTACAATAGAAGCTGGAAAAACGTCAAGCAAAAGAAGAGAAGTAAAAGATTTATTAGCAGCTCTAGAAGAAAAACATCCAGGCGTAAAACAAAGTGTCTTCAATTCTATGAGAAACATCAATTTAGATTACGTTTTCGGCTACACTCGTGGAAATAAAAGCGATAAAACTGAAGATTTGGCAGATGAATAG
- a CDS encoding undecaprenyl-diphosphate phosphatase: MLEIIKVFILSLVEGLTEFIPVSSTGHMILVDQFLQLSKNEEFANAFKIIIQLGAILSVVVYYWKRIFPFAKGLSKSQRMDIIQMWIKIVIAVIPAVVLGLLFDDVIDKLLFNSVVVAIMLIVYGVILIWLESGKKKEGKITSITQMPIKTAIGVGLFQCLAMIPGTSRSAATIIGGVLLGLNRVLATEFSFFLAIPTMLGATLLKLVKLGTALNGYEWFLIALGFVLSFIFAYAVIKVFMDYIKKHDFKVFGYYRIILGIIVLLLFFMGVIK, from the coding sequence ATGTTAGAAATCATAAAAGTTTTTATACTAAGTCTAGTAGAAGGACTTACAGAATTTATACCTGTCAGTAGCACAGGTCACATGATACTTGTAGATCAATTTTTGCAATTATCAAAAAATGAGGAATTTGCAAATGCCTTTAAGATAATCATACAGTTGGGAGCAATTTTATCAGTAGTTGTATATTATTGGAAAAGAATTTTTCCATTTGCAAAAGGACTTAGTAAAAGTCAGCGAATGGATATTATTCAAATGTGGATAAAAATAGTAATTGCAGTAATTCCTGCGGTTGTTTTAGGATTATTGTTTGATGATGTTATTGACAAATTATTGTTTAATTCGGTAGTTGTAGCAATAATGCTGATTGTTTATGGAGTTATACTTATTTGGCTAGAATCTGGCAAAAAAAAGGAAGGTAAAATTACTTCAATTACTCAAATGCCTATAAAAACTGCAATTGGAGTGGGACTATTTCAATGTCTTGCAATGATTCCTGGAACTTCAAGATCTGCAGCTACTATTATTGGAGGAGTTTTACTTGGATTGAATAGAGTACTTGCAACAGAATTTTCATTTTTCCTTGCGATTCCTACAATGCTTGGAGCTACTCTTTTAAAATTGGTAAAACTTGGGACAGCATTAAATGGTTATGAATGGTTCTTGATTGCACTAGGTTTTGTATTATCATTTATTTTTGCTTATGCCGTTATAAAAGTGTTTATGGATTACATCAAAAAGCATGATTTTAAAGTGTTTGGTTACTACAGAATTATTTTAGGGATTATTGTTTTATTGTTATTTTTCATGGGAGTGATAAAATAG
- a CDS encoding coproporphyrinogen III oxidase — MIISNIEINKNKFEEFVRVLLLEKYEILDENSRKNVFFEVIENFEKIEVKAVLTNEKFLEDNEKEIEENSKIKIEVLKDFEIKMLDKAKILKEIDFSYEKICDDYFDQAEVMMKNVLMKLFGKEKSYKWGTLIGVRPTKIVGRFLKMGLSYEKISEILENIYLVSEMKRDLLIGIVKRQEPYLDKETIGIYIGIAFCPTKCSYCSFPAYLLRGKYAERYSEYIESIYREIREIGELTRELNLKINTIYIGGGTPSILTAEEIKKMLETIKESYDLSYLKEFTFEAGRIDTLNEEKLTIIKNYGINKISINPQSFNETTLKLVNRYHDREQFDFVYKLAKNLGLEINMDLILGLPRETTEDILHTMDEVAKYDMENLTIHNLAIKNASKLNKENYKHKDVLDYEMIFKKIDEVTMNKGLKPYYMYRQKNSFQWGENLGYALDNCESIYNIEMIEENKTIIGIGAGAITKLIWQDEMLKKDNIKRIVNPKDPLVWMNELDERLEKKKGEIKKLFKK, encoded by the coding sequence ATGATAATTTCGAATATAGAAATCAATAAAAATAAATTTGAAGAATTTGTAAGGGTTTTGTTACTGGAAAAGTATGAAATTTTAGATGAAAATTCTAGAAAAAATGTTTTTTTTGAAGTAATAGAAAATTTTGAAAAAATTGAAGTAAAAGCAGTTTTGACAAATGAAAAATTTTTAGAGGACAATGAAAAAGAAATTGAAGAAAATTCAAAAATAAAAATTGAGGTTTTAAAAGATTTTGAGATAAAAATGCTGGATAAGGCGAAAATATTGAAAGAGATTGATTTTTCATATGAAAAAATTTGTGATGATTATTTTGATCAGGCGGAAGTTATGATGAAAAACGTGTTGATGAAATTGTTTGGGAAGGAAAAGTCTTACAAATGGGGAACGCTGATTGGAGTGAGACCGACTAAAATTGTAGGAAGATTTTTGAAAATGGGACTTTCATATGAAAAAATTTCTGAAATATTGGAAAATATTTATTTGGTTAGCGAGATGAAACGAGATTTGCTGATTGGAATTGTGAAAAGACAAGAGCCGTATTTAGATAAGGAAACAATCGGAATTTATATTGGAATTGCTTTTTGTCCTACCAAATGTTCGTATTGTTCGTTTCCTGCATATTTGTTGCGAGGGAAGTATGCTGAGAGATATTCTGAATATATCGAGTCGATCTACCGAGAAATTCGTGAAATTGGCGAGTTGACACGTGAATTGAATCTAAAAATAAATACGATTTACATTGGTGGTGGGACGCCTTCAATTTTGACAGCTGAAGAGATCAAGAAAATGTTGGAAACAATTAAAGAAAGCTATGATTTAAGTTATTTGAAGGAATTTACGTTTGAGGCTGGACGGATTGATACGCTGAATGAGGAAAAATTGACGATTATTAAGAATTATGGGATTAACAAAATTAGTATAAATCCGCAATCGTTTAATGAGACGACATTAAAACTCGTAAATCGTTATCACGACAGAGAACAGTTTGATTTTGTTTACAAACTTGCAAAAAATCTTGGGTTAGAAATAAATATGGATTTAATTTTGGGATTGCCACGTGAGACGACGGAAGATATTTTACACACGATGGACGAAGTTGCGAAATATGACATGGAAAATTTGACAATTCATAATTTAGCAATAAAAAATGCGAGTAAACTAAATAAGGAAAATTACAAGCATAAAGATGTTTTGGATTATGAAATGATTTTTAAAAAAATTGATGAAGTTACGATGAATAAAGGATTGAAGCCATATTATATGTATCGTCAAAAAAATAGTTTTCAGTGGGGAGAAAATCTAGGTTACGCACTTGATAATTGTGAGTCGATTTACAATATTGAGATGATTGAGGAAAATAAGACGATTATTGGGATTGGTGCTGGTGCAATTACAAAGTTGATTTGGCAAGATGAGATGTTAAAGAAGGATAATATAAAAAGGATTGTGAATCCGAAAGATCCGCTTGTTTGGATGAATGAATTGGATGAGCGGTTGGAAAAGAAAAAAGGGGAAATAAAAAAATTATTTAAAAAATAG
- a CDS encoding lipopolysaccharide assembly protein LapB: MLETMIFREIRYNENNEQLLKENLKKIAENPNDIEVLQTLASIYHALKENDKAIEIYEKLVKLKPENYTIRAFLGYLYYETEDLDNAEKCFEEVLDNISEPFVMFLLGNVYARKGKISTAVNCYELAIFLDFDMYIAHIDFARKYEHMGRHKAALKEYKAAYEIDSRDEGLVEKIEYLEEKCKNNTENEKAH, from the coding sequence ATGCTAGAGACAATGATATTTAGAGAGATTAGATACAATGAAAATAATGAGCAACTTCTTAAAGAAAATTTGAAAAAAATTGCTGAAAATCCAAATGATATAGAAGTTTTGCAAACATTAGCTTCGATTTATCATGCATTAAAAGAAAATGACAAAGCAATAGAAATATACGAAAAATTAGTTAAGTTAAAACCAGAAAATTATACAATTAGAGCATTTTTAGGATATTTGTATTACGAAACTGAAGATTTGGATAATGCGGAAAAGTGCTTTGAGGAAGTTTTGGATAATATTTCAGAACCTTTTGTAATGTTTCTTTTGGGAAATGTTTATGCGAGGAAAGGGAAAATATCGACAGCAGTAAATTGTTATGAGTTGGCGATATTCCTTGATTTTGACATGTATATAGCGCATATTGATTTTGCGAGAAAATATGAGCATATGGGAAGACATAAAGCGGCATTGAAAGAGTATAAAGCTGCGTATGAAATTGATTCAAGAGATGAAGGATTGGTAGAAAAAATCGAATATCTTGAAGAAAAATGTAAGAATAATACTGAGAATGAAAAGGCTCATTAA
- a CDS encoding haloacid dehalogenase-like hydrolase: protein MSLNGLAANLDEGRWVPENKEILSKLIDDNKNQGNYVVFDWDYTSIYQDTQENLFRYQIDNLKFDMTPKEFAKAIRKDIPLDNFAKGYENAKGEKINITKIGNDLDKRYAFLYENYIKNKKMSLDEIKKTEEFKDFRGKLAFLYEAIGGTFSHDIAYPWVLYLFNGMTKEEVQKLAKEANDYGIGDKLGKYTIESSDKLLGEAGKIVYEYKSGLRTQPEIANLFHEFQKNGIEVYIVSASLEDIVKVFASDKSYGYNLKPENVYGMRLEMNKDKYLSQYKKGYPQTQTKGKVETINKFLKPKHGGKDPILVAGDSGGDENMLTEYKGTKVLLLMKRKGKLDDVAKDKRALIQRRNEQTGLLVPEN from the coding sequence ATCTCTTTGAACGGATTAGCGGCTAATCTGGATGAAGGAAGATGGGTTCCTGAAAACAAAGAAATTTTATCAAAATTAATTGACGATAATAAAAATCAAGGAAATTATGTGGTATTCGATTGGGATTACACATCAATTTATCAAGATACACAAGAAAATTTATTTAGATATCAAATTGACAATTTGAAATTTGATATGACTCCAAAAGAGTTTGCTAAAGCGATTAGAAAAGATATTCCTTTAGATAATTTTGCAAAAGGTTATGAAAATGCTAAAGGAGAAAAAATTAATATTACAAAAATTGGTAACGATTTAGATAAAAGATATGCATTTTTGTATGAAAATTATATAAAAAATAAAAAGATGAGTTTGGATGAAATTAAGAAAACTGAAGAATTTAAAGATTTTAGAGGGAAATTAGCATTTTTATATGAAGCGATAGGAGGAACTTTTTCACATGACATCGCCTATCCATGGGTATTATACTTATTCAACGGAATGACAAAAGAAGAAGTTCAAAAATTGGCAAAAGAAGCTAATGATTATGGAATTGGAGATAAATTAGGTAAATATACAATTGAATCTAGCGATAAATTATTAGGTGAAGCTGGAAAAATAGTTTATGAATACAAGAGTGGATTGAGAACACAACCTGAAATCGCAAATTTATTCCACGAATTTCAAAAAAATGGAATTGAAGTTTACATAGTTTCTGCATCTCTTGAAGATATCGTAAAAGTTTTTGCAAGTGATAAATCATACGGATACAATCTAAAACCAGAAAACGTGTACGGAATGAGATTGGAAATGAATAAAGATAAATATTTGTCTCAATATAAAAAAGGTTATCCACAAACTCAAACAAAAGGAAAAGTGGAAACAATAAATAAATTTTTAAAACCAAAACATGGAGGGAAAGACCCTATTTTAGTAGCAGGAGATAGTGGTGGAGACGAAAATATGCTTACAGAATACAAAGGAACTAAAGTTTTACTTCTTATGAAACGAAAAGGAAAATTGGATGACGTTGCAAAAGATAAAAGAGCTTTAATTCAAAGAAGAAATGAACAAACAGGATTATTAGTTCCTGAAAATTAG
- the eutC gene encoding ethanolamine ammonia-lyase subunit EutC encodes MLSDKELMELIEKVVKETGNMSESKVAEVAAKVSEKVGSDIEDGELKDIGKINIKDQLLVDNPEDRDEYMKLKQRTSARLGIGRAGTRFKTDILLRFRADHAAAQDAVFNDVPKEFLDEIGLFEVTTQCESRDQYITRPDLGRKISDEGIKIINEKCKKNPKVQIIVSDGLSSTAIEANAKNILPALENGLKGYGIDTGTTFFVKYGRVGAGDHVAELVNAEVVCILIGERPGLTTAESMSAYITYKAYVGIPESKRTVVSNIHRDGTPSAEAGAHIATLIKKILDAKASGQDLKL; translated from the coding sequence ATGTTATCAGATAAAGAGTTAATGGAATTAATAGAAAAAGTGGTTAAAGAAACAGGAAATATGTCAGAAAGTAAAGTAGCAGAAGTAGCCGCTAAAGTTTCTGAAAAAGTTGGTAGCGATATTGAAGATGGAGAGTTGAAAGATATAGGAAAAATCAATATAAAAGACCAATTGTTAGTTGACAATCCAGAAGATAGAGACGAATATATGAAATTAAAACAAAGAACGTCAGCAAGATTAGGAATTGGAAGAGCTGGAACTAGATTTAAAACAGATATTTTGTTAAGATTTAGAGCTGACCATGCTGCTGCTCAAGATGCTGTGTTTAACGATGTTCCAAAAGAATTTTTAGATGAAATAGGATTGTTTGAAGTGACTACACAATGTGAAAGTCGTGACCAATACATAACAAGACCTGATTTAGGAAGAAAAATTAGTGATGAAGGTATAAAAATAATAAATGAAAAATGCAAAAAAAATCCGAAAGTACAAATTATTGTTTCAGATGGATTGAGTTCTACAGCAATCGAAGCTAATGCTAAAAACATTTTACCAGCATTGGAAAATGGATTAAAAGGATACGGAATTGATACAGGAACTACATTCTTTGTAAAATATGGAAGAGTTGGAGCAGGAGACCACGTAGCAGAATTAGTAAATGCCGAAGTTGTATGTATTTTGATCGGGGAAAGACCTGGATTGACAACAGCTGAAAGTATGAGTGCTTATATTACTTACAAGGCATATGTGGGAATTCCAGAATCAAAGAGAACAGTTGTATCAAATATTCATAGAGATGGGACACCTTCAGCAGAAGCAGGAGCTCACATTGCTACATTAATTAAGAAAATATTAGATGCTAAAGCGTCTGGACAAGATTTGAAATTATAA